GAGCGGATGTACGGCCTGATGGCCACCGTCGCCTCCGCCGCCCTGACGATCCTGGCCGCCGGACACCTCGGCGCGGACCCGGACGCGGTCGTCGTCGGCGGGCTCGCCGTCGCCGTCGCGACCGTCGCACGCGCCCTGCCGCTGCCCACCCCGGTCTCCGTCGTCGTGGCACTGCTCGCCGCCGCGGGCGCCGGCATCGCGGCCGGCGGGTTCACCGGCTTCGGCGCCGCGGGCGCGGGGCTCGGGCTGGGCGCGGGGATGTGCGCGCTGATCGGTCTGCGGGTCGCCGCGTACGACTACCCGTCCCGCTTCGTGCACATGACCGCGGGCGTCGCGCTGCCCCTGACGGCCGCCGCTCCCGCCGTCTACCTGCTGGGACGCGCCCTGGCCTGACCGGGCGGCCCGGCACGTCGGGCCCGCCCCTCGGAACCATCCGGCCCCCTGACACGTCGATGAACATGTCAGGGGGCCGAGGCTTTTGGGTCGTGTGGGCCGTGTGAGCCGTGTAAGTCGTGAGGGACGAACGGGGGACTGCGGGCCGTGCGAGCACTGCGGGTTGTGTTGATCGTCGCCGTACTGCTGATCGGGGCACTGGTCGGCGCCGACCGGCTCGCGGTCGCGTACGTGGAGTCCGAGGCGGCCGACCGGGTGATGCTCGGGCCGGTCCGGGCGGGCTCGACCGAGGTGGACATCAAGGGCTTCCCGTTCCTCACCCAGGTCGCCGACCGGCGCTTCGACCAGGTCGACGTCGTCGTCACCGGCATGGAGACCCAGGCCGGCAAGCGGAAGATCCGGATCAGCGAGCTGTCGGTGGCGCTGCACGACGTCACCGTGGACGGCGACTGGGCCGGCGGGAAGGCGCGCAGCCTGACCGGCACCGCGCTCGTCTCGTACGGGGACCTGACCAAGGCCGCGGACAGCAACGTGTCCGTGGCGTACGGCGGCAACGGCAAGGTGAAGGTCACCGGCAGCTTCAAGCTCCCGCTGATCGGCCGGACGGTGACGCGGAGCGTCGTGTCCACCGTGACCCTCGTCGACGGGAACACCATCCGGGTGCGCGCCGACGAGGTGCCGGGGGAGGGCATCCCCGGCCTGGAGGACCTGGTCCGGTCCCGTACGGACTTCGAGCGGAGCATCGGAGACCTGCCGGCGGGGATGAAGCTGGAGCGCATCGAGGCCCGCGCGGACGGCGTGGCGATCGCCGTGACCGGCACGAATGTGGCGTTGACGGGCTGAAACGCCCATGCGGGTCACATGCTGAGACGACGCTGTCCGATCCGCAGATGCGGAACCGGGACAGCGGGCCCCGAGTCGGGCGGCGGGCCGCGCCGGGGGGATCGCGTCCCACTTTGTGGACGATCGCGTCTCAAAATACGACACACCGGTGACATGGCCGCCTGTCCGTCCCTACGATCGGTGGCATGAAGCGACAGGCGGATCTCACGAAGCGGCGGGCAGTAGACCTGTGCCGCATCGCCGCCATGCTCTGTCGCTCCGTCTGAGCGGGACGTCCGAATCCCGTATTCCTCAGGCTCTCCGACCGTCCGGGTCGGGGTCGCCCACCCCGTGTAGCCGTACGCACGCGATGACGCGTACCCGCACCATCCCCTGCACGACACCCGCCGCACACTGCCCCGGAGGAGAACAAGCATGGCTCGCACCGACGTCCTGGTAGACGCCGACTGGGTCGAGGCCAACCTCGACAACCCGCAGGTCGCCGTCGTCGAGGTCGACGAGGACACCTCGGCGTACGAGAAGAACCACATCCGCAACGCCATCCGGATCGACTGGACGAAGGACCTGCAGGACCCGGTCCGCCGCGACTTCATCGACCAGGAGGGCTTCGAGAAGCTCCTCTCCGCGAAGGGCATCGCGAACGACACCACGGTCGTCCTCTACGGCGGCAACAACAACTGGTTCGCCTCGTACGCCTACTGGTACTTCAAGCTCTACGGTCACCAGGACGTGAAGCTCCTCGACGGCGGCCGCAAGAAGTGGGAGCTCGACTCCCGCGACCTCGTCGCCGAGGTGCCGACCCGCCCGGCCACCGAGTACAAGGCCAAGGCACAGGACGCCTCGATCCGCGCCTTCCGCGACGACGTCGTGGCCGCGATCGGCGCCCAGAACCTGGTCGACGTCCGCTCGCCCGACGAGTTCTCCGGCAAGCTGCTCGCCCCGGCGCACCTCCCGCAGGAGCAGTCGCAGCGCCCCGGCCACGTGCCGAGCGCCCGCAACATCCCGTGGTCGAAGAACGCCAACGACGACGGCACCTTCAAGTCGGACGACGAGCTCAAGGCCCTCTACGAGGACGAGCAGGTCGACCTGGCGAAGGACACCATCGCCTACTGCCGCATCGGTGAGCGTTCGGCCCTGACCTGGTTCGTCCTGCACGAGCTGCTGGGTGTCGAGAACGTCAAGAACTACGACGGCTCGTGGACCGAGTACGGCTCCCTCGTCGGCGTGCCGATCGAGCTCGGCGCCAACAAGTAACCCCTCCCCTCCCCCAGGACAGGACGAAGAACATGTGTGGAGCCCAGGTCGGCGGCCCCGACGTCAGCACCCTCAAGCCCGGTGAGACGGCCATCCAGGGCCAGGTGACCAAGGACGGCGAGCCCGTCACCGGTTACGTGCGCCTCCTCGACGGCTCGGGCGAGTTCACCGCCGAGGTCCCCACCTCGGCCACCGGCCAGTTCCGCTTCTACGCGGCCGCCGGCGAGTGGACCCTGCGCGCCCTCATCCCCGGCGCCCAGGCCGACCGCAAGGTCGTCGTCACCGAGACGGGCAGCCTGACGGACGTCGCCATCGCGGTGTGATTCTCAAGGCTTCGAGCGGCTGCGCCGGACTCCGTCCCTCGGAGCCCGGCGCGGCGTGAAGCCTCACCTACTGGCCGAAGGGCCGCACTTCTGGGGGTTGGACGCTTCCTGTGCGGTCCTTCGTGCCGTTTCCGGTCCGATGATTCGGCCGACCGTGTGACCTTCGCGCGCCTGGCTCGTTGACACGTTCGACGGGCAGGTGATCGGGGGTGGGGCATGGTCGAGCGTTCCGCATCCGGACTACGGGTGCTCAGTCCTCCGCGCCTGGTTGCCCCCACGGGGGCGCTCACGGTCCGGACCAGGCTGCGGTTGTCGGACCGCGACGCCTTGGTCCTTCGCGAACTGGCCGAGTACCTGTCCCGACTCGCGTCCCGCGACCTTGCCGAGCGGGTAGCTCTGGGTACCCGACACAACGCCGCTGATTTCGCGCGGCGCAAGCGCGAGTTGACGGCCCTCACCTCTTCCCGGTGGGCGGGCACGATCACGCGCGGTTCGAACGACCAGTGGCAGCTGGCCAGGCGAGCGCAGGCGGCTCACCTGAAGAGCCTTGTCGCCGAGATCGAGACGATCGAGCGGCGGCTGGCCGTTCCGGTCGGTGAGCGTGACGGGTCCACGAGGATCAAGGGCTATCCGACGCGGCGCGTCCGGGCGGCCAAACAGCAGCGCCTCCAGTGCCTTCGGGCGCGAGCCGCCCGGGTTGGCGTCGATGCGGCGGCGGGGCGGGTGCATGTGGTCCGCGGGGGCAAGGACCTCCTGCGTCATCGCCTGCATCTGGGCCGGTCGGAGCGGTCGTTGGAGACGTGGCGGGACCGCTGGTGGGAAGCGCGGAACCGGATCGAGGCGGACGGCGAGGCCGGGAAGACCTACGGAAACCAGTCCCTCAGAGTCGATCCCGACGGCGTCGTCGTGGTCAAGTTGCCGGCGATGCTCGCGGAGCGTCATCGGGAGCACTGCGACCGCTTCGGCCGCTACACCTTGGACGCGCGTTGCCGTTTCGCGTACCGCACCGAGGAGTGGCGTGCGCAGGTCGAGGCGCATCGGGCCGTCGGCTACACCGTCCGGTTCGACGGGGGCCGCTGCTATCTGACTGCGTCGTTCACCCCGGCGGAAGCCGCCCTGCCGGCGGGCAGGGACGACGAGGCGTTGATGACCGCGGCGCTGGCCGGTGGCGTGCTGGGCATCGACCAGAACGTGGACCACCTCGCGGTCTGGCGTCTGGACGTGCACGGAAACCCGGTGGGGCGGCCCGACCGCATCGATGTCGACTACGGGGGACGGGCGTCCCACCGTGATGCGCAGGTGAGGCACGCCTGCAGCAGGCTGATCCGGGCTGCCAAGGCGTCAGGAGCTACGGCCCTGGTGGTCGAGGACCTCGCATTCGACATCGGTCGCGAGCGATGTGGTTGGTCGAGGCGGTCAGGGCGGCGCTTTCGGGCGCTGGTGGCTGGTATGCCGTACGCGGACTTCATGTCGCGGCTGGTGGTGATGGCGCATCGGGCGGGCCTTGCGGTGATCGTGGTGGATCCCGCGTACTCCAGTCGGTGGGGCGCGCAGCACTGGCAGCGGAGTACGACGACGACACGAGTGAAGACGTCCCGGCACGAGGCTTCGGCCGTCGTGATCGGGAGGCGCGGCCAGGGGCTGGGCGCGCGGCGTAGGGCAGAGAAGTCCGTATCCCGCAGGCAGACGGAATCGGTCGGGCGAGTGCGCTTGGAGGCGCGCCGCCGGACTGGTACGGAGACCCATCGCCCGCCCGCGCACCACACGAGGCCCGTTTCCCTCCGCGCACCGAGGACCGTCGATCGTCCGGAGGACGGCGCACGGGATGCGCCACGCCGACGGACGCCGACAGCGGTCCAGGCTGCCCAGGACCGTTCGGGGCAGCCCGCCGATGCCGTTCCGGCTGTCGGCGGTCAGGGACGGTTGGACGCCATCACCAGGACTATTGGACGCCATCACCAGGACTAGAGGCACGGCCCTTCGGTCTGCCCGGGGGTGGGGGTCGGGCATACGCTGGAGGTATGTACGCACGGCGACGGCGTGTCTACTTCTGGATGATGGGCCTCTGCCTGGTGCTCTTCGTCGGGGCCTGGGCCGTGGTGCGCCTGTGGTCGATGCCCGTGGCGATCGGGATGTGCGTGGTCGCCATGCTCATTCCGCCGGTCGCCGCGATGGTGGCGAACCGGCGGGGGCCCGAGGACCGCTGGTGGGACGATCCGTCGGGCGACCCGCAGTCCGACGCGTGGTGGGACGAGCTCGACGGCAAGAAGCGCCGGGATCAGGACCAGTAGCCCTCCGGGTGCGGGAGGGGCCTAGAGCACCGCCTCGTCGCCGGCCGGGAACGGCCCGCCGTGGCCGGGGACGATCACGTCGGACGACTTCAGGACCCGCAGGCGCGAGGTGCGGAGCTGGTCGCGGTCGGGGGCCACCGGGTCCTCGGCCGGGCCGTCCGGGCGCCACCAGAGATCGCCGACGAAGGCGACGACGCCCTCGGCCGTGCCGGCGAGGAGGGTGATGTCCTCGGGGCTGTGGCCCGGCGTGCGGATCAGCCGCAGGGACGGAGTCAGTTCATGGCCCTCGGCGTCCCGGTCGGTCCACTGGTCGTTCAGGTACTCGGCCTTGTGGTCGTGGACGCGCGCCCGGCCGAACAGGCCGACGTTCATGGTGTTGTCGGGGTGGTGGTGGCTGAGCACGACATCGGTGATGTCGTCCGGCCCCAGGCCCAGTTCGGCCAGCGGGCCGAGGATCCGGTCGCGGCTCGCCACCATGCCGGGGTCGACGATCACATGGCGGTCCCCGTCGGTCACGTACGAGACGGTGGCGGCGACGCCCGGGCCCGTGGAGAGGGTGTAACCGGTGGTCAGGACGGTGAAGGTGGCGGTGTTTCCGCGCGGCTGGTCGGTCATGTCCTCAGCTTCGCCCGGCGGAGGAGCGCCGACGAGTGGCCGCACTGCCACCCATCGCGGGTTTTGTGCCATACCCTCCGCGCGCCGGGCCCGGCGCGTGCCACACTCCCCCGCATGCCGCCGTTCCTCGACGTAGCCGCCTACGCCCCGCCCCGCGTCGGCATGCTTGCCGTAGGGCTCGTCTCGGAGGTCTTCGCCGCCCCGCCGGCGGGGCTCCCGCGCTTCGACTTCGCGCTCTGCGCGGACCGGCCGGGGCAGGTCCCCACCGACCTCGGCGTGCCGCTCGCCGTCACCCACGGGCTCGACCGGATCGCCTCCGCCGATCTCGTACTCGTCCTCCCCTGGGCCGACTTCCGTACTC
This sequence is a window from Streptomyces sp. HUAS YS2. Protein-coding genes within it:
- a CDS encoding DUF2993 domain-containing protein — its product is MRALRVVLIVAVLLIGALVGADRLAVAYVESEAADRVMLGPVRAGSTEVDIKGFPFLTQVADRRFDQVDVVVTGMETQAGKRKIRISELSVALHDVTVDGDWAGGKARSLTGTALVSYGDLTKAADSNVSVAYGGNGKVKVTGSFKLPLIGRTVTRSVVSTVTLVDGNTIRVRADEVPGEGIPGLEDLVRSRTDFERSIGDLPAGMKLERIEARADGVAIAVTGTNVALTG
- a CDS encoding sulfurtransferase; the protein is MARTDVLVDADWVEANLDNPQVAVVEVDEDTSAYEKNHIRNAIRIDWTKDLQDPVRRDFIDQEGFEKLLSAKGIANDTTVVLYGGNNNWFASYAYWYFKLYGHQDVKLLDGGRKKWELDSRDLVAEVPTRPATEYKAKAQDASIRAFRDDVVAAIGAQNLVDVRSPDEFSGKLLAPAHLPQEQSQRPGHVPSARNIPWSKNANDDGTFKSDDELKALYEDEQVDLAKDTIAYCRIGERSALTWFVLHELLGVENVKNYDGSWTEYGSLVGVPIELGANK
- a CDS encoding DUF1416 domain-containing protein, with amino-acid sequence MCGAQVGGPDVSTLKPGETAIQGQVTKDGEPVTGYVRLLDGSGEFTAEVPTSATGQFRFYAAAGEWTLRALIPGAQADRKVVVTETGSLTDVAIAV
- a CDS encoding transposase — encoded protein: MVERSASGLRVLSPPRLVAPTGALTVRTRLRLSDRDALVLRELAEYLSRLASRDLAERVALGTRHNAADFARRKRELTALTSSRWAGTITRGSNDQWQLARRAQAAHLKSLVAEIETIERRLAVPVGERDGSTRIKGYPTRRVRAAKQQRLQCLRARAARVGVDAAAGRVHVVRGGKDLLRHRLHLGRSERSLETWRDRWWEARNRIEADGEAGKTYGNQSLRVDPDGVVVVKLPAMLAERHREHCDRFGRYTLDARCRFAYRTEEWRAQVEAHRAVGYTVRFDGGRCYLTASFTPAEAALPAGRDDEALMTAALAGGVLGIDQNVDHLAVWRLDVHGNPVGRPDRIDVDYGGRASHRDAQVRHACSRLIRAAKASGATALVVEDLAFDIGRERCGWSRRSGRRFRALVAGMPYADFMSRLVVMAHRAGLAVIVVDPAYSSRWGAQHWQRSTTTTRVKTSRHEASAVVIGRRGQGLGARRRAEKSVSRRQTESVGRVRLEARRRTGTETHRPPAHHTRPVSLRAPRTVDRPEDGARDAPRRRTPTAVQAAQDRSGQPADAVPAVGGQGRLDAITRTIGRHHQD
- a CDS encoding DUF3099 domain-containing protein, with the translated sequence MYARRRRVYFWMMGLCLVLFVGAWAVVRLWSMPVAIGMCVVAMLIPPVAAMVANRRGPEDRWWDDPSGDPQSDAWWDELDGKKRRDQDQ
- a CDS encoding MBL fold metallo-hydrolase; its protein translation is MTDQPRGNTATFTVLTTGYTLSTGPGVAATVSYVTDGDRHVIVDPGMVASRDRILGPLAELGLGPDDITDVVLSHHHPDNTMNVGLFGRARVHDHKAEYLNDQWTDRDAEGHELTPSLRLIRTPGHSPEDITLLAGTAEGVVAFVGDLWWRPDGPAEDPVAPDRDQLRTSRLRVLKSSDVIVPGHGGPFPAGDEAVL